In a genomic window of Glaciimonas sp. PCH181:
- a CDS encoding lytic transglycosylase domain-containing protein, producing MKHSARPRSMFPALISLTFAFASVLVTMNARADIYGYIDEQGAGHFAIEKLTPRYQLFMRGNATFDSSNFLPRSGQAPVAPDPNFAKTPLYHYLSQHPGLKKYEVFVNQAAKEFALEPALLKAIMAAESGFNPAAVSPKGAVGLMQIMPDTAERYGVTSDKKKTVQQKLTDPRTNIRLGAHYLRDLLRLFPLKQDLVIASYNAGENAIKKYNNQIPPFPETRNYVQVVAQFYQIYKPALSKIAQLGTTETTDELPNTNTSDTESSARARIHLVIPGRHALTDSIPSIIE from the coding sequence ATGAAACATTCGGCACGCCCGCGTAGCATGTTCCCTGCCCTGATCTCACTAACGTTCGCGTTTGCATCAGTACTGGTAACAATGAACGCGCGTGCCGATATTTATGGTTATATCGACGAACAAGGCGCAGGACATTTTGCGATTGAAAAACTGACGCCGCGCTATCAGCTTTTTATGCGCGGCAATGCGACATTTGACTCATCAAATTTTCTACCGCGTTCGGGTCAGGCGCCGGTTGCGCCTGATCCCAATTTCGCCAAAACGCCGCTGTATCATTACCTGTCGCAACATCCCGGCCTGAAAAAATATGAAGTATTTGTGAATCAGGCAGCGAAAGAATTTGCGCTTGAACCGGCGTTATTAAAAGCCATCATGGCGGCCGAATCGGGCTTTAATCCGGCGGCAGTGTCGCCCAAAGGCGCGGTCGGACTTATGCAAATCATGCCCGACACCGCTGAGCGTTACGGTGTCACGAGCGACAAAAAAAAGACGGTGCAACAAAAGCTGACCGATCCCCGTACCAATATTCGGCTCGGTGCACATTATCTGCGAGATTTGCTGCGGCTCTTTCCGCTTAAACAGGATTTGGTGATTGCCTCTTACAATGCTGGCGAAAACGCGATAAAAAAATATAATAACCAGATTCCCCCATTTCCTGAAACACGTAATTATGTGCAAGTCGTCGCGCAGTTCTATCAAATATATAAGCCTGCCCTCAGTAAAATAGCCCAGTTAGGGACGACTGAAACGACCGACGAACTACCGAATACCAACACCAGTGACACTGAAAGCAGCGCGCGGGCTCGCATCCA